The Insulibacter thermoxylanivorax genome segment AATTGATCAAACTGATCGATGAAACTTCTATCCACGAATTGGAGATCGAGAATGAACATACACGTATCACGATTCGCAAGCCGAACCGGACGGAGTCGCTGATCGTCAACTCTGTACCGGCATCCGGCGCGGTATTTAATCAGCCGCAGATCGTACCGCAGGTTCCGGATGCAGCGGCGCAGCAGCTGCCGCAAGCCGCACCGCAGGCTCCCGCAGAGGAGACCGCTTCGGTGCCGGCGGATCAGCTGCATCAGATCACTTCACCGATGGTTGGTACGTTCTACGCAGCGCCTGCACCGGATGCACCGCCTTACGTTACCGTTGGCAGCAAGGTTACGGAGAAGACCGTTGTCTGCATCGTGGAAGCGATGAAACTCATGAACGAGATCGAAG includes the following:
- the accB gene encoding acetyl-CoA carboxylase biotin carboxyl carrier protein yields the protein MLKLDEIKELIKLIDETSIHELEIENEHTRITIRKPNRTESLIVNSVPASGAVFNQPQIVPQVPDAAAQQLPQAAPQAPAEETASVPADQLHQITSPMVGTFYAAPAPDAPPYVTVGSKVTEKTVVCIVEAMKLMNEIEAEVKGEIVEILVENGQLVEYGQPLFLVKKE